A genome region from Planctomycetota bacterium includes the following:
- the argH gene encoding argininosuccinate lyase, with translation MAAKAWSGVFDQPTDKRVEQFTESISFDRRLYAHDIRCSTAHAQMLAKVGLLSADECRQIEQGLRDIGQEIEAGRFTFRTELEDIHMHIERALIERLGDVGRKLHTGRSRNDQVSTDLRVWCREAIDTIDAQLVELQKSFVGRCAQDADQVVPGYTHMQRAQPVLAAHYWLAYCEKFERDRGRLADCRRRTNVLSLGAAALAGTSLPIDRHDVATRLGFDAVAANSIDVSSDRDFVVELAFALSLIAEHLSTWAEEWILWSTTEFGFLTLPQAFCTGSSIMPQKINPDVLELTRGKTARVVGNLTRLLVLIKGLPLAYNRDLQEDKEPLFDSVDTVSNCLAVAAPLVAGAHLNTESIAARLDDGYLDATTLMEWLIRRGVPQRSAHEVVGKLVGEAIKRKVSLAGLSSQDFQAAHASLTDEVYQVLGPRRAVEAMCSYGSTAPTEVARQVAAWRQKLGLPETGVTT, from the coding sequence TTGGCAGCCAAAGCATGGTCGGGCGTCTTTGATCAGCCCACCGATAAACGTGTCGAGCAGTTCACCGAGAGCATCAGCTTCGACCGCCGACTCTACGCGCACGACATCCGCTGCTCGACCGCCCATGCCCAGATGCTAGCCAAGGTCGGCCTGCTCTCGGCCGACGAATGCCGACAAATTGAGCAAGGGTTGCGTGACATCGGGCAGGAGATCGAAGCCGGTCGGTTCACCTTCCGAACCGAGTTGGAAGACATCCACATGCACATCGAACGGGCGCTCATCGAGCGGCTGGGCGACGTGGGCCGCAAGCTACATACCGGCCGGAGCCGGAACGACCAGGTTTCGACCGACTTGCGGGTCTGGTGTCGCGAGGCGATCGACACCATCGACGCCCAGCTTGTGGAACTCCAAAAATCGTTCGTCGGTCGCTGTGCCCAGGACGCCGACCAGGTGGTCCCCGGCTACACCCACATGCAGCGGGCCCAGCCCGTGCTGGCCGCCCATTACTGGCTGGCCTATTGCGAAAAGTTCGAACGCGATCGGGGCCGGCTGGCCGATTGTCGTCGGCGCACGAATGTCCTAAGCCTGGGGGCGGCAGCCCTGGCTGGCACCAGCTTGCCGATCGATCGACACGACGTCGCCACGCGGCTGGGCTTTGACGCGGTGGCGGCCAACAGCATCGACGTATCGAGCGATCGGGACTTTGTCGTCGAACTGGCGTTCGCACTGTCGCTGATTGCGGAACACCTGAGCACGTGGGCCGAGGAGTGGATTCTCTGGAGCACGACGGAGTTTGGGTTTCTGACGCTGCCGCAAGCGTTCTGCACCGGCTCGTCGATCATGCCCCAGAAGATCAACCCCGACGTATTGGAGCTGACCCGCGGCAAGACCGCCCGCGTGGTTGGCAACCTGACGCGGCTGTTGGTGCTGATCAAAGGTTTGCCTCTGGCCTACAATCGCGACCTGCAAGAAGACAAAGAGCCGCTGTTCGATTCCGTCGACACGGTCTCGAACTGCCTGGCGGTGGCGGCGCCGCTGGTGGCCGGCGCGCACTTGAACACCGAGAGCATCGCGGCGCGCTTGGACGATGGATACCTTGACGCGACGACGTTGATGGAATGGCTGATCCGCCGCGGCGTGCCGCAGCGCAGCGCCCATGAAGTGGTCGGCAAGCTGGTCGGCGAAGCGATCAAGCGCAAGGTTTCACTGGCCGGACTCAGCAGCCAGGACTTTCAGGCGGCCCACGCCAGCCTGACCGACGAAGTTTATCAGGTGCTCGGCCCGCGCCGCGCGGTCGAGGCGATGTGCAGTTACGGTTCCACGGCGCCCACGGAAGTCGCTCGCCAGGTTGCTGCATGGCGGCAGAAGCTCGGCTTGCCCGAGACCGGGGTGACGACATGA